Proteins encoded within one genomic window of Kibdelosporangium phytohabitans:
- a CDS encoding roadblock/LC7 domain-containing protein codes for MTETPTKGRQVSRFGWLVDNFTDRVPGVAHSVVISVDGLLLTASNRLPEDRADQMAAIAAGIVSLNMGAAKCLGADTVHRTVVEMDYGVLLLTSIRDGSCLAVLARRDSDIAQIAYEMTVLVDQVGQMLTPELRAELSGAVRR; via the coding sequence ATGACCGAGACGCCGACGAAAGGCCGCCAGGTCAGCAGGTTCGGATGGCTGGTCGACAACTTCACAGACCGGGTGCCCGGGGTGGCGCACTCGGTGGTGATCTCGGTCGACGGCTTGCTGCTGACCGCGTCGAACCGGTTGCCGGAAGACCGGGCCGACCAGATGGCGGCGATCGCCGCGGGCATCGTCAGCCTGAACATGGGCGCGGCGAAGTGTCTCGGTGCGGACACGGTGCACCGCACGGTCGTGGAGATGGACTACGGCGTGCTGTTGCTGACGTCCATCAGGGACGGATCGTGCCTCGCTGTGCTTGCTCGCCGCGACAGCGACATCGCGCAGATCGCGTACGAGATGACCGTTCTGGTCGACCAGGTCGGTCAGATGCTGACTCCGGAACTGCGAGCCGAGCTGAGCGGGGCAGTGCGGCGGTGA
- a CDS encoding DUF742 domain-containing protein — protein MGAGEDRGFADVLNGFGLNLRSGGRGAASAAGSALPRPAGTGLDADPGFPVEQASSVRAYAWTGGRTRSAHRLEIETLVTTSARALEMMGELKDEHQEIAELCRNSKSVAEIGALLRLPLGVVKVLLGDMAVLALIIVHESSSTSPDMELLERVLKGLTNLRAGPVPTA, from the coding sequence GTGGGCGCAGGTGAGGATCGAGGATTCGCGGATGTGCTCAACGGGTTCGGCCTGAACCTCCGTTCGGGTGGCCGCGGGGCCGCGTCGGCGGCCGGCTCGGCGCTGCCGAGACCGGCGGGCACTGGTCTGGACGCGGACCCCGGGTTCCCCGTCGAGCAGGCGTCGAGTGTCCGCGCGTACGCGTGGACCGGCGGCCGGACGCGGTCGGCCCACCGATTGGAGATCGAGACGCTGGTCACCACCAGCGCCCGTGCGCTCGAGATGATGGGGGAGCTCAAGGACGAGCACCAGGAGATCGCCGAGCTGTGCAGGAACTCCAAGTCGGTCGCCGAGATCGGCGCGCTGCTGCGGCTGCCGCTCGGCGTGGTGAAGGTGCTGCTCGGCGACATGGCGGTGCTCGCCCTGATCATCGTCCACGAGAGCTCGTCGACCAGCCCGGACATGGAGCTGCTCGAACGTGTCCTGAAAGGACTGACCAACCTCAGAGCAGGCCCTGTCCCAACAGCGTGA
- a CDS encoding TIGR03564 family F420-dependent LLM class oxidoreductase, whose product MRIGIFVEEMGKTVDDYFQQVTAAHEAGIRTVWLGERLSWDPLTLLAMTSREFPDLTVGSAIVRTYARHPLALAAQALTAGPRLVLGIGPSHQPLVEGQYGYSYDKPVRHVREYLTALIPLLRGESVDYQGETLRAGGTIVAPGSQPPPVLLSALGPKMLQLAAELTDGTITVWAGPRTISDYFVPTLAKAGPGNKVVTSVTVSVTSDPESAREKLNQAYAPARDMPSYRKVLDREGVDGIGDTLVAGDETAVAAQLGRYRDAGATELIAIPVGTAEEQRRTVTLLGQGLL is encoded by the coding sequence ATGCGCATCGGGATCTTCGTCGAGGAGATGGGCAAGACCGTCGACGACTACTTCCAGCAGGTCACGGCCGCGCACGAGGCCGGGATCCGGACCGTGTGGCTCGGCGAACGGCTGTCATGGGACCCGCTCACCCTGCTGGCCATGACCAGCCGCGAGTTCCCGGATCTCACGGTGGGCTCGGCAATCGTCAGGACGTACGCGCGCCACCCACTCGCCCTCGCGGCGCAGGCGCTGACAGCAGGGCCCCGGCTAGTGCTGGGCATCGGGCCGAGCCACCAACCGCTCGTCGAAGGCCAGTACGGCTACTCGTACGACAAGCCCGTCCGGCACGTCCGCGAGTACCTGACCGCGCTGATCCCGTTGCTGCGCGGCGAAAGCGTCGACTACCAGGGCGAGACGCTGCGAGCGGGCGGCACGATCGTCGCGCCGGGCAGCCAGCCACCGCCGGTCCTGCTGTCCGCGCTCGGCCCGAAGATGCTCCAGCTCGCCGCCGAACTGACCGACGGCACGATCACGGTGTGGGCGGGCCCGAGGACGATCAGCGACTACTTCGTTCCCACGCTGGCGAAAGCAGGCCCCGGCAACAAGGTCGTCACCTCGGTCACCGTGTCGGTGACCAGCGACCCGGAGTCCGCACGGGAGAAGCTCAACCAGGCCTACGCACCGGCGCGTGACATGCCCAGCTACCGCAAGGTGCTCGACCGCGAAGGCGTCGACGGCATCGGCGACACCCTGGTGGCCGGCGACGAAACCGCGGTGGCCGCGCAGCTCGGGCGATACCGGGACGCCGGTGCGACCGAACTGATCGCCATCCCCGTCGGCACCGCCGAGGAGCAGCGCCGGACGGTCACGCTGTTGGGACAGGGCCTGCTCTGA
- a CDS encoding TetR/AcrR family transcriptional regulator has protein sequence MRADAQRNRDQIVAAARTLFAANGVDTPMEEIARAAGVGVGTLYRRFPDRDALVNAVSTEMFHRLVEFVEAANAEEGTGWAVLHRFLREWADFRFGLLHDPICTGMAEAVKVDAGLREIRQRWLDEFEAVIRRAQREGDLRADVGLTEIATMMSMVVRYERDPVTDRILAVMIDGLRRGT, from the coding sequence ATGCGGGCGGACGCGCAGCGCAACCGCGACCAGATCGTCGCGGCCGCACGCACGCTGTTCGCCGCCAACGGCGTGGATACCCCGATGGAGGAGATCGCACGCGCGGCCGGGGTCGGCGTCGGCACGCTCTACCGGCGGTTCCCCGACCGGGACGCGCTGGTCAACGCGGTGTCGACGGAGATGTTCCACCGCCTGGTCGAGTTCGTCGAGGCGGCGAACGCCGAGGAGGGGACAGGATGGGCGGTACTGCACCGGTTCCTGCGTGAATGGGCGGATTTCCGCTTCGGCCTGCTGCACGACCCGATCTGCACGGGAATGGCCGAGGCGGTGAAGGTGGACGCGGGCCTGCGCGAGATCCGGCAGCGCTGGCTGGACGAGTTCGAAGCCGTGATCCGGCGGGCTCAGCGCGAGGGCGACCTGCGAGCGGACGTCGGCCTCACCGAGATCGCCACGATGATGAGCATGGTGGTCCGCTACGAGCGCGACCCGGTGACCGACCGGATCCTGGCCGTCATGATCGACGGTCTCAGACGGGGAACTTGA
- a CDS encoding SDR family NAD(P)-dependent oxidoreductase, which produces MAKHKWTAADVPAQNGRTAVVTGANTGIGFEAAKVLAARGAAVVLAVRDTAKGKAAAEKITSASPGADVRVQRLDLSSLDSIRTAADQLRADHNRIDLLINNAGVMYTPKQTTADGFELQFGTNHLGHFAFSGLLLDMLLPVPDSRVVTVSSVGHRIRAAIHFDDLNWERSYSRVGAYGQSKLANLLFTYELQRRLSGRGKTNALAAHPGASNTELMRNMPSVPRVAANLVVPLFAQPATEGALPTLRAATDPVALGGQYYGPSGFAEGRGAPVLVRSSAQSHDAELQRRLWTVSEELTGVKFPV; this is translated from the coding sequence ATGGCCAAGCACAAGTGGACGGCTGCCGACGTCCCGGCCCAGAACGGCCGGACCGCGGTCGTCACCGGCGCGAACACCGGAATCGGTTTCGAGGCGGCGAAAGTCCTCGCCGCCCGCGGCGCCGCGGTCGTACTGGCCGTCCGCGACACCGCGAAGGGCAAGGCGGCGGCCGAGAAGATCACATCGGCCAGCCCCGGCGCCGACGTGCGCGTCCAGCGACTGGACCTGTCCTCGCTCGACTCGATCCGCACCGCCGCCGACCAGCTGCGAGCCGACCACAACCGGATCGACCTGCTGATCAACAACGCCGGCGTGATGTACACGCCGAAGCAGACCACGGCGGACGGTTTCGAGCTGCAGTTCGGCACGAACCACCTCGGCCACTTCGCGTTCTCCGGCCTGCTGCTGGACATGCTGCTGCCGGTGCCGGACTCGCGCGTGGTGACGGTCAGCAGTGTCGGCCACCGGATCAGGGCAGCCATCCACTTCGACGACCTGAACTGGGAGCGGTCCTACAGCCGGGTCGGCGCGTACGGGCAGTCCAAGCTGGCCAACCTGCTGTTCACGTACGAACTGCAACGCAGGTTGTCCGGGCGCGGCAAGACGAACGCGCTGGCGGCGCACCCCGGCGCGTCGAACACGGAACTGATGCGCAACATGCCGTCCGTGCCCAGGGTGGCCGCCAACCTTGTCGTGCCACTGTTCGCCCAGCCCGCCACCGAAGGCGCGCTGCCGACGCTGCGAGCGGCGACCGACCCGGTCGCGCTGGGTGGCCAGTACTACGGTCCGTCCGGATTCGCCGAGGGCCGGGGCGCACCGGTGCTGGTCAGGTCCAGCGCACAGTCCCACGACGCGGAGCTCCAGCGTCGCCTGTGGACGGTCTCGGAGGAGCTGACCGGGGTCAAGTTCCCCGTCTGA
- a CDS encoding TetR/AcrR family transcriptional regulator encodes MAERPLRADAVRNRAKVLRVAYETFAAEGLGVPIDEIARRAGVGAGTVYRHFPTKDLLFQAIVQDRVRQLTDSARELVEQDPGEAVYRFLLRMVDEAAVDQGLVDAIAGVGIDIETVLPDAERDFLGVIAELIAQGQRAGTVRSDVDVADVKTLMVGLQAMRRYRGDIAKAFQVVRDGLTP; translated from the coding sequence ATGGCCGAACGGCCGCTGCGCGCCGACGCGGTGCGCAACCGGGCCAAAGTCCTGCGAGTGGCGTACGAGACCTTCGCGGCGGAAGGCCTCGGGGTGCCGATCGACGAGATCGCCCGGCGGGCGGGCGTCGGCGCGGGCACCGTCTACCGGCATTTCCCCACCAAGGACCTGCTGTTCCAGGCGATCGTGCAGGACCGGGTCCGGCAGCTGACCGACAGCGCGCGTGAGCTGGTCGAGCAGGACCCGGGCGAGGCGGTGTACCGGTTCCTGCTGCGGATGGTCGACGAGGCCGCCGTCGACCAGGGGCTGGTCGACGCGATCGCCGGGGTCGGGATCGACATCGAGACCGTGCTGCCCGACGCGGAGCGCGACTTCCTCGGCGTGATCGCCGAGCTGATCGCGCAGGGACAGCGGGCGGGCACCGTGCGGTCCGATGTGGACGTCGCCGACGTGAAGACGTTGATGGTCGGCCTGCAGGCGATGCGGCGCTACCGCGGCGACATCGCCAAGGCGTTCCAGGTGGTGCGGGACGGCTTGACGCCGTGA
- a CDS encoding purine-cytosine permease family protein, giving the protein MAQDRKPFQVEANGINVITGAERKGSPRQLFWPWFAANVSVFGLSYGSFVLAFGISFWQAVIVGSIGIAVSFLLCGLVAVAGKRGSAPTMVLSRAAFGVRGNRLPSLISWMLTVGWETVLTILATFATATVFERLGWGGGTTTKIIALVVVTALAVAGGVLGFDLIMRMQTWITIITGALTIGYIVFVAHRVDFAAVSALPPGPVQNVIGALVFVMTGFGLGWVNAAADYSRYLPRGTSGRAVVGWTAFSSSLAPIVLLLFGLLLAGSSPELNAAIAADPIGALAAILPTWYLVPFALVAVLGLVGGAVLNIYSSGLTLLALGVRIPRYAASFVDGVVVVAGTVYVVFFAGTFFGQFQGFLITLGVPIAVWCGVMLADIALRRSDYAENDLYTPSGRYGDVRVLPIATVLAGTAIGWGLVTNANADWLGWQGYLLSPLGLAEGWSGANLGVLVALVIGFLVTFTAGRGRVMAQERT; this is encoded by the coding sequence GTGGCGCAGGACAGGAAGCCGTTCCAGGTCGAGGCCAACGGGATCAACGTGATCACCGGCGCCGAGCGCAAGGGCTCGCCGCGCCAGCTGTTCTGGCCGTGGTTCGCGGCCAACGTGTCGGTGTTCGGCCTGAGCTACGGCTCGTTCGTGCTCGCCTTCGGCATCTCCTTCTGGCAGGCGGTGATCGTCGGGAGCATCGGCATCGCGGTGTCCTTCCTGCTCTGCGGGCTCGTGGCGGTGGCGGGCAAACGCGGCTCCGCGCCGACGATGGTGCTGTCCCGCGCGGCGTTCGGCGTGCGCGGCAACAGGTTGCCGTCGCTGATCTCGTGGATGCTCACGGTCGGCTGGGAGACCGTGCTGACGATCCTCGCGACGTTCGCCACCGCCACGGTGTTCGAACGGCTCGGGTGGGGCGGCGGGACCACGACGAAGATCATCGCGCTGGTCGTGGTGACCGCGCTGGCCGTCGCCGGTGGTGTGCTCGGGTTCGACCTGATCATGCGGATGCAGACGTGGATCACGATCATCACCGGTGCCCTGACGATCGGGTACATCGTGTTCGTCGCGCACCGCGTCGACTTCGCCGCGGTGTCCGCGTTGCCGCCGGGGCCGGTGCAGAACGTGATCGGCGCGCTTGTCTTCGTGATGACCGGGTTCGGCCTCGGCTGGGTCAACGCGGCCGCGGACTACTCGAGGTACCTGCCGCGCGGCACGTCCGGTCGCGCGGTGGTCGGCTGGACGGCGTTCTCGTCGTCGCTGGCGCCGATCGTGCTGCTGTTGTTCGGTTTGCTGCTGGCCGGTTCCTCGCCCGAGCTGAACGCGGCGATCGCCGCCGACCCGATCGGGGCCCTCGCCGCGATCCTGCCGACCTGGTACCTGGTGCCGTTCGCGTTGGTCGCCGTGCTCGGCCTCGTCGGCGGCGCGGTGCTCAACATCTACTCGTCCGGGTTGACACTGCTCGCGCTCGGTGTGCGGATCCCGCGCTACGCGGCGTCTTTCGTGGACGGCGTCGTCGTGGTCGCGGGCACGGTGTACGTCGTGTTCTTCGCCGGTACCTTCTTCGGGCAGTTTCAGGGATTCCTCATCACGCTCGGCGTGCCCATCGCGGTATGGTGCGGCGTAATGCTGGCCGATATCGCGCTGCGCCGAAGCGACTACGCGGAGAACGATCTCTACACGCCGTCCGGGCGTTACGGGGACGTCCGGGTCCTGCCGATCGCCACCGTGCTCGCGGGCACCGCGATCGGCTGGGGCCTGGTCACCAACGCCAACGCGGACTGGCTCGGCTGGCAGGGTTATCTGCTGTCCCCGCTCGGCCTGGCCGAAGGCTGGTCGGGGGCGAACCTCGGCGTGCTCGTCGCGCTGGTCATCGGATTTCTGGTGACGTTCACGGCCGGTCGCGGCCGGGTCATGGCACAGGAGCGGACGTGA
- a CDS encoding GntR family transcriptional regulator, protein MNERVGKLKHERIVEQLAKEIQSGRLAHGAQLPGENALAARFSVSRNTVRQALTELGNQGLIATHSGKGSFVTFDGRAIDDRLGWTRALADQGVRTTIVRVELVEEAELADLLGLESAELVAVDRLRSVVDGEPISFERSRVPAIGTLRELPERGLGESLYDELRAVGLVPDSGEEWCELARLGAAEAKLLRRPEGERFLRTRRVTRDLNGRFVEHVESLLDPDRFRLHLVFGG, encoded by the coding sequence GTGAACGAACGGGTCGGCAAGCTCAAACACGAGCGGATCGTCGAACAACTGGCCAAGGAGATCCAGTCCGGCCGGCTGGCGCACGGCGCCCAGCTGCCGGGGGAGAACGCGTTGGCCGCGCGGTTCAGCGTGAGCCGCAACACCGTCCGGCAAGCGCTGACCGAACTGGGCAACCAGGGCCTGATCGCCACGCACTCCGGCAAGGGTTCGTTCGTGACCTTCGACGGCCGCGCGATCGACGACCGGCTCGGCTGGACGCGGGCGCTGGCCGACCAGGGTGTGCGCACGACGATCGTGCGCGTCGAACTGGTCGAGGAGGCCGAGCTGGCCGACCTGCTCGGCCTCGAATCGGCCGAGCTGGTCGCGGTCGACCGGCTTCGTTCCGTTGTGGACGGTGAGCCGATCTCCTTCGAGCGCAGCCGTGTCCCGGCCATCGGCACGCTGCGGGAGTTACCGGAGCGCGGCCTCGGCGAATCGCTGTACGACGAGCTGCGGGCGGTCGGCCTGGTGCCCGATTCGGGCGAGGAGTGGTGCGAACTCGCCCGGCTCGGCGCCGCCGAGGCGAAACTGCTCAGGCGGCCGGAAGGCGAACGGTTCCTGCGCACCCGCCGCGTGACCAGAGACCTCAACGGCCGGTTCGTCGAGCACGTGGAAAGCCTGCTCGACCCCGACCGGTTCCGCCTGCACCTGGTCTTCGGCGGCTAG
- a CDS encoding tannase/feruloyl esterase family alpha/beta hydrolase, whose product MALVLTTLLLLPLGGLCRGQASATTSARTRWAWPRSSLKYYDRAVHVNGGVTATQRFHRLFMVSGKNPCSGAGLGETADPLRLLDGCVKQGIAPDSVTVQPVLRWVTLDSGVHTRPRG is encoded by the coding sequence GTGGCCTTGGTCCTCACAACGCTGTTGCTTCTCCCGCTGGGAGGTTTGTGCCGTGGCCAGGCGTCGGCGACCACGTCGGCGCGGACCCGCTGGGCCTGGCCACGGTCGTCGCTGAAGTACTACGACCGTGCCGTGCACGTCAACGGCGGCGTGACCGCGACCCAGCGGTTCCACCGGCTGTTCATGGTCTCCGGCAAGAACCCCTGTTCCGGCGCCGGGCTCGGCGAGACAGCGGATCCGTTGCGACTGCTGGACGGCTGCGTCAAGCAAGGCATCGCACCGGACAGCGTCACAGTCCAGCCAGTACTCCGGTGGGTCACGCTCGATTCCGGTGTACACACCAGGCCGCGAGGCTAG
- a CDS encoding VIT1/CCC1 transporter family protein — protein MTAEVHHEPHEDTGARLNWLRAGVLGANDGVVSTASLVLGVAGATTSVPQILTAGFAGMFAGAMSMAAGEYVSVSSQRDAEKALLDQERRELAETPASELRELAEIYERKGLSPDLAREVAEQLTAKDALAAHAEAELKIDPEDLTSPWQAAFASFVAFTVGSLLPLLAFLVPAGDFRVSLTVLVAVLALALTGSGSARLGGAPRLPAIARNVAGGIIAMAATYGIGHLVGAAI, from the coding sequence GTGACAGCTGAGGTGCACCACGAGCCGCATGAGGACACTGGCGCGCGGCTGAACTGGCTGCGAGCCGGTGTGCTCGGCGCCAACGACGGTGTCGTGTCGACCGCGAGCCTCGTGCTCGGCGTCGCGGGCGCGACGACGTCCGTGCCGCAGATCCTCACCGCCGGATTCGCCGGAATGTTCGCGGGCGCGATGTCGATGGCAGCCGGTGAGTACGTGTCGGTCTCCAGTCAGCGGGATGCCGAAAAGGCACTACTCGACCAGGAACGCAGGGAACTGGCCGAGACACCGGCGTCCGAACTGCGCGAGCTGGCCGAGATCTACGAACGGAAAGGCCTCTCGCCGGACCTGGCCCGCGAGGTCGCCGAGCAGCTGACGGCCAAGGACGCGCTCGCCGCGCACGCCGAGGCCGAGCTGAAGATCGACCCGGAGGACCTGACCAGCCCGTGGCAGGCGGCTTTCGCCAGTTTCGTGGCCTTCACGGTGGGTTCCCTGCTGCCGCTGCTCGCGTTCCTCGTTCCCGCAGGTGACTTCCGCGTGTCCCTGACCGTCCTGGTGGCCGTGCTCGCGCTGGCACTGACCGGCTCGGGCAGCGCCCGGCTCGGCGGCGCGCCCCGGCTGCCCGCGATCGCCCGCAACGTCGCGGGCGGCATCATCGCGATGGCCGCCACGTACGGCATCGGCCACCTGGTCGGCGCGGCCATCTGA
- a CDS encoding RICIN domain-containing protein, producing the protein MSAMVRAFVVFALLIGVIFVPGRNSAQAAPQFNVIAFYHGTYDAGHIAFVREANPWFAQAASQNNFSYTGSTNWDLLNNISPSQYQVVMFLDDLPSSGSQRVGFQRYMENGGGFFGWHVSAWTNNAAGWPWYHNTFLGSGNFRGNTWGPTAATLQTDNRTHPTTKRLPATFRSSVSEWYSWSNDLRTNPNISVLASVHPSSFPLGTDPDQSWYSGYYPIVWTNKNFKTVYANFGHNAVNGSGQSTSSTFASPDQNNFVIDSLAWLGGGTVQPPAPWYSVVNKNSNKCVDARNAATANGTAIQQYACNGTLAQGYQLQETSGGHARINNRGNSAQVIDVSNVSTADNAALHLWTYGGGNNQQWQQVAEDGGCFRLVSRHSGKCLTVPNSSTADGVQLVQLTCDGSAAQSFKLTQQS; encoded by the coding sequence ATGTCCGCGATGGTGCGGGCATTTGTGGTATTCGCACTGCTGATCGGTGTCATTTTCGTGCCGGGGCGCAATTCCGCCCAGGCCGCCCCGCAGTTCAACGTGATCGCCTTCTACCACGGCACGTACGACGCGGGTCACATCGCGTTCGTCCGCGAGGCCAACCCGTGGTTCGCACAGGCCGCGTCCCAGAACAACTTCTCCTACACCGGGAGCACGAACTGGGACCTGCTCAACAACATCAGCCCCTCGCAGTACCAGGTCGTGATGTTCCTCGACGACCTGCCGTCGTCGGGGTCCCAGCGCGTGGGATTCCAGCGGTACATGGAAAACGGCGGGGGCTTCTTCGGCTGGCACGTCTCGGCGTGGACCAACAACGCGGCGGGCTGGCCGTGGTACCACAACACGTTCCTCGGCAGCGGCAACTTCCGCGGCAACACGTGGGGACCGACCGCGGCGACGCTGCAGACCGACAACCGCACGCACCCGACGACCAAGCGGCTGCCCGCGACGTTCCGCTCGTCGGTCAGCGAGTGGTACAGCTGGAGCAACGACCTGCGCACCAACCCGAACATCAGCGTCCTCGCCTCGGTGCACCCGTCGAGTTTCCCGCTGGGCACCGATCCCGACCAGTCCTGGTACAGCGGCTACTACCCGATCGTGTGGACCAACAAGAACTTCAAGACGGTCTACGCGAACTTCGGGCACAACGCCGTGAACGGCAGCGGTCAGAGCACCTCGTCCACGTTCGCCAGCCCGGACCAGAACAACTTCGTCATCGACAGCCTGGCGTGGCTCGGCGGTGGAACGGTCCAGCCGCCTGCGCCGTGGTACTCGGTCGTGAACAAGAACAGCAACAAGTGCGTCGACGCCCGCAACGCGGCGACTGCCAACGGCACCGCGATCCAGCAGTACGCGTGCAACGGCACCCTCGCGCAGGGCTACCAGCTCCAGGAGACCAGCGGAGGACACGCCCGGATCAACAACCGCGGCAACAGCGCACAGGTCATCGACGTCAGCAACGTGTCCACCGCGGACAACGCGGCCCTGCACCTGTGGACGTACGGCGGCGGCAACAACCAGCAGTGGCAGCAGGTCGCCGAGGACGGCGGCTGTTTCCGCCTCGTCAGCAGGCACAGCGGCAAATGCCTGACCGTGCCGAACAGCTCGACCGCCGACGGCGTGCAACTGGTCCAGCTGACCTGCGACGGCAGCGCCGCCCAGTCGTTCAAGCTGACCCAGCAGAGTTAG
- a CDS encoding HIT family protein, producing the protein MACLFCEIVAGREPAFVVAAESDGTAFLDTRPVFKGHVLVVPPAHIETLADLPPADLAGYFGFVQRIAVAVKEGLGAQGTFVAMNNTVSQSVPHLHTHVVPRTKGDGLRGFFWPRTKYASDEEAESYAADVRAKV; encoded by the coding sequence GTGGCTTGCTTGTTCTGTGAAATCGTGGCCGGGCGTGAGCCGGCCTTCGTGGTCGCCGCCGAATCCGACGGCACGGCGTTCCTCGACACCAGACCGGTGTTCAAGGGACACGTGCTGGTCGTGCCGCCGGCGCACATCGAGACCCTCGCCGACCTGCCCCCTGCCGACCTGGCCGGGTACTTCGGTTTCGTGCAACGGATCGCCGTCGCGGTCAAGGAAGGACTCGGCGCGCAGGGCACGTTCGTCGCGATGAACAACACCGTGAGCCAGAGCGTGCCGCACCTGCACACGCACGTCGTGCCACGGACCAAGGGCGACGGCCTGCGCGGGTTCTTCTGGCCGCGGACGAAGTACGCCTCCGACGAGGAAGCCGAGTCCTACGCCGCCGACGTCCGGGCGAAGGTGTGA
- a CDS encoding DUF3558 domain-containing protein: protein MIRISLGALAGITLLLAGCGSPGHGIIMATPPPSPTQLAPTIALPLDVKRYAENPCSMVQSGQPVTKDLLPGSNDGASTCVWRARTPQQPLMTATVDLVSGGLEGLYRKRTRLPYFEPTEIQGYPAVRYDPERAVPDQGRCAISVGVEDDALLTVTTTIADPKTLNFPVPCPDADLLANAIIADITRR from the coding sequence ATGATCCGGATCAGCCTCGGCGCACTGGCAGGCATCACCCTGCTGCTGGCCGGTTGCGGATCCCCAGGTCATGGGATCATCATGGCGACGCCGCCGCCGAGCCCCACCCAACTGGCCCCCACCATCGCCCTGCCGCTGGACGTCAAGCGGTACGCGGAGAACCCGTGCTCGATGGTCCAATCGGGCCAGCCGGTCACAAAGGACCTGCTCCCTGGCAGCAATGACGGGGCCAGCACCTGCGTGTGGCGGGCGCGCACGCCGCAACAGCCGCTCATGACAGCGACCGTCGACCTGGTGTCGGGTGGCCTGGAAGGCCTGTACCGCAAGCGCACCAGGCTCCCGTACTTCGAGCCGACCGAGATCCAGGGCTACCCCGCCGTGCGCTACGACCCGGAACGCGCTGTACCCGACCAGGGACGGTGCGCGATCAGTGTCGGCGTGGAGGATGACGCGCTGCTGACGGTCACCACCACCATCGCGGATCCGAAAACGCTGAACTTCCCCGTTCCGTGCCCGGACGCGGATTTGCTGGCCAACGCCATCATCGCCGACATCACGAGGCGCTAG